The sequence below is a genomic window from Pseudomonadota bacterium.
CTTGCTTCGGCTCTTATGCGATCCCGGCCGGCTCAACCAGCGCAGCCACAAGAAAGCGAGCATTTTGAAGTCCTGGCTGCCCGAGCTCGATGCCCTCGACCGGCTGCTGCCTGCCCAGGTACCTGGCTGCCTGCGGCACCTCAGCACCGAGGCCATGGAGCGAGCAACCAAAAAGGGGCAAAAGGCGCCGCATCACGAGCTGTTCGAAGCAGCGCAACGCTGGCTCGAGATGCAAGCTCGACTCACGGAGCGACTCGAGCGCGACACCCTGGCTCTACAGAGCGCGCTCGTGCCGTACGCACGCTCCGAGCTCAAACGCCGCAAGCAGCAAGCCCTCAGGCAGAGCTACGACGACCTGCCGCTGGATCTGTGGCGAGCACTCCAGAGCGAGAGCGGCAGCACGCTGGCAGCGAGTCTTCGCACGCTCTACCCGGCCATCCTCGTAGACGAATTCCAGGATACCGACACCGTACAGTACGACATCTTTCGCTGGATCCACGGGCAAGATCGTCAAGCAGCGCTGTTTTTGATTGGGGATCCCAAGCAAGCGGTTTATGGCTTTCGGGGGGCCGACGTGCACGCCTATCTTCGTGCAACGAGCACACTCGGGAAGAACCGACACGCGCTACACACGAACTGGCGCTCCGATCCACGCCTGCTCCAGGCGCTAGAGGTGCTCTTCGCACGAGTGCCGCAACCCTTCCTGTTCCCCGACATCGCGTTTCGATCGGTCGCGGCCGCAGCAGGCGCTCGCGAGCGACTCTCGGGGCAGGCGGCTGGAGGCCTCGAGCTGCTGTTGCTTCCCGGCCCCGAGCGCAGTCGGAAGGCGGCCTGCACCGGCGCTGCACCAGCCGGACCCGGGGCCGTATTCGACTTGGTGGCCGGCGAGGTGGCCTTTTTGCTCGCTTCCAAGACCGAAGTCGACGCAGAGCCCATCGCACCCCGACACATCGCTATCCTGTGCCGCACCAACGCGCAAGCGCGTCAGACCCAGCAGGCCCTTGCCCGGTGCGGCATTCCCGCCGTGCATCACGGAGACGACAGCGTGTTCGATTCGGGCATGGCAGAGGAGCTGGAGCGGACGCTGCGGGCATGGGTCGATCCCTCCGACCGGCGCGCGCTATGCGCGGCGCTGGCCACCAGCATCTTCGGCGTGGACGGTCCTGGGCTACGCGATCTGCAGCAAGACGACATCGCCTGGGATCGGCACATGGCGGGCTTTTGGGCGTGGCATCGCATCTGGCACGAGCAAGGGTTTGTCCAGGCGTTCAACAAGATGCTGGACACTCAGGAGGTTTACCGACGTCTGCTCGCACTACCAGACGGCGAACGCCAATTGACCAACCTGCTGCATCTGGGCGAGCTGCTCCAGGACGCGGCCGTAACCCGCCATCTGGGTCCACGCTGCTTGTTGCAGTGGCTCGCACAAGCACGACACGATGCGGCTGCGCGCGCCACGCTTGTAGCCGATTCAGCCCAGATTCGTCTGGAAAGCGATTCACGCGCGGTCACGCTCACGACCATACACAAGAGCAAAGGGCTCGAGTACCCCATCGTCTACTGTCCCTTCCTCTGGGATGGCACGCTGCTGCGCCGCTCCGATCGCTATCCCGTACTGTTTCACGACCGCGAACAGGACGATCGCGCGCTGCTCGATCTCAGGCAGGCAAAAGACAGTCCCCACCGAACCGAAGCGGAAACGGAGGCATTCGCGGAAAACCTACGCCTGCTTTATGTGGCGCTAACCCGCGCGAGACACCGCTGCAGTGTCGTGTGGGGGCGTTTCAGGGGCATCGAGACCTCGGCGCTGGGCTACCTGCTGCACCATCCGGTCCGCAAAGCGCCACTCGAGCGACCATCGGCCGGAAAACAGCGAGCAGCGACAGCCGCAAGAGCGCCCTTCGAACACTCGAGGCCGGCTGCGGGTACGCGAGAGCTGCTCGAAACGGCCCGCGAACACATCCGAGGCCTCGACGAAGCAGCTTGGATGTCGGACTTGCAGAGCTTGTGCGAGACGAGTGGGGGCAGCATCGCGGTACGTACGCTCGGCCACAGACCCATGCAGCCGTATCGTGCAGCGCGAGCGGCGAGCGCCGGCCGCGCCCGACAGGCGAAGCGCCGCTACCACGACGGCTGGCGC
It includes:
- the recB gene encoding exodeoxyribonuclease V subunit beta → MNRDVAAWPLRGSQLVEASAGTGKTHTIVSLYLRLLTERKLHPRQIAVVTYTRAAAAELRDRIRARLGEAVAAFDAMFELGKRSEERRLLERALYGFDEAAIHTIHGFCQRVLHETAFECGRLFETEFIDNDRPMIEEIACDYWNRVLHGAPATLLRHVRARALNPGAFTTLATRTVARPNLTVVPQAPRSTDDLRVLEQRWCEARDEFAAGWRADRAGLLRLLCDPGRLNQRSHKKASILKSWLPELDALDRLLPAQVPGCLRHLSTEAMERATKKGQKAPHHELFEAAQRWLEMQARLTERLERDTLALQSALVPYARSELKRRKQQALRQSYDDLPLDLWRALQSESGSTLAASLRTLYPAILVDEFQDTDTVQYDIFRWIHGQDRQAALFLIGDPKQAVYGFRGADVHAYLRATSTLGKNRHALHTNWRSDPRLLQALEVLFARVPQPFLFPDIAFRSVAAAAGARERLSGQAAGGLELLLLPGPERSRKAACTGAAPAGPGAVFDLVAGEVAFLLASKTEVDAEPIAPRHIAILCRTNAQARQTQQALARCGIPAVHHGDDSVFDSGMAEELERTLRAWVDPSDRRALCAALATSIFGVDGPGLRDLQQDDIAWDRHMAGFWAWHRIWHEQGFVQAFNKMLDTQEVYRRLLALPDGERQLTNLLHLGELLQDAAVTRHLGPRCLLQWLAQARHDAAARATLVADSAQIRLESDSRAVTLTTIHKSKGLEYPIVYCPFLWDGTLLRRSDRYPVLFHDREQDDRALLDLRQAKDSPHRTEAETEAFAENLRLLYVALTRARHRCSVVWGRFRGIETSALGYLLHHPVRKAPLERPSAGKQRAATAARAPFEHSRPAAGTRELLETAREHIRGLDEAAWMSDLQSLCETSGGSIAVRTLGHRPMQPYRAARAASAGRARQAKRRYHDGWRMTSFSQLTSARPLPQPLLEGLDHDGQQTEAASHMAPPSAPQLLPAQRQPGEAGRARIALAELPAGAHTGQALHEILEELDFQQPGHASELIEATLARHGLASAWSDSVRRALTAALRTDLGGGSELRLCDLPMTARLNEMQFVFPVPRAIGAATLAGLFERNHAPPAVPDYHLALAQLGFDRFRGFLKGYIDLVFRHGERYYLLDYKSNLLGEDAKHYKPARLAAAMGRQHYVLQYHLYVVALHRHLAQRMRGYDYEHHFGGVYYLFLRGMHPEHPAGTGVYYDRPSAELVSQLDATLAGREAQCPSHNSWSKP